One Ranitomeya imitator isolate aRanImi1 chromosome 1, aRanImi1.pri, whole genome shotgun sequence DNA window includes the following coding sequences:
- the LOC138657785 gene encoding olfactory receptor 6E1-like, with protein MNRKNVTSVTEFILLGIPLSYQIQILLFAVLSACYVITLIGNVTIIVVSVIDAKLHTPMYFFLSNLALLDISFTSSIVPKVVYNLITGSRTITFHGCLAQSYVYFLLGTTEFLLLATMSFDRYMAICHPLRYSAIMKPQLCFKLIIASWMGGFLDTIVQTILTFHLPFCGSNVIDHYFCDVAPLLKLACGETHFIEMMDLILASSLVLGSLFFSMVSYGCIIFAISKISSVAGQKKTFSTCASHLTVVFIVYGSCIFMCVHPYKNSRIDSSKIVALLNCILTPLLNPFIYSFRNKTFKEALKRTMNRTTYFSKSIEHNNKIIQHQKY; from the coding sequence ATGAACAGAAAAAATGTGACATCAGTTACAGAATTTATTCTTCTGGGGATACCACTGAGCTACCAGATACAAATCCTGCTGTTTGCGGTCCTTTCTGCATGCTATGTAATTACTTTAATAGGGAATGTAACAATAATTGTAGTTAGTGTGATTGATGCTAAGCTTCATACCCCTATGTATTTCTTTCTTAGTAACCTAGCTCTTTTAGATATTAGTTTTACATCTTCAATTGTTCCTAAAGTGGTCTACAATTTAATTACTGGTAGTAGAACTATCACTTTTCATGGATGTCTTGCCCAATCATATGTCTACTTTCTCCTTGGCACCACAGAATTCTTGCTCCTAGCCACAATGTCTTTTGATCGGTACATGGCTATCTGCCATCCTCTACGATATTCAGCTATCATGAAACCACAGCTTTGCTTTAAGTTGATTATAGCCTCTTGGATGGGTGGTTTTCTTGACACAATTGTTCAAACCATCCTCACATTCCATTTGCCATTTTGTGGCTCAAATGTTATTGACCATTACTTTTGTGATGTTGCTCCTCTGCTGAAGCTGGCATGTGGTGAAACGCATTTTATTGAAATGATGGACCTGATACTAGCATCATCCTTGGTGTTAGGATCATTGTTTTTCTCAATGGTTTCCTATGGTTGTATTATATTTGCAATTTCAAAAATTTCATCTGTAGCTGGACAAAAGAAAACTTTCTCCACCTGTGCATCACATCTTACAGTAGTATTTATAGTGTATGGGAGTTGCATCTTCATGTGCGTCCATCCCTATAAAAATTCAAGAATAGATTCCAGCAAAATTGTGGCATTACTTAACTGTATACTTACTCCTCTTCTTAATCCTTTCATTTATAGTTTTAGAAATAAGACCTTTAAAGAGGCACTAAAACGCACAATGAATAGGACAACATATTTCTCTAAAAGCATAGAGCACAATAACAAAATTATACAACATCAAAAATACTAA